CCGCTCGAGTTCGGGCTGCCGGCCCGCGAAGACGGGGAGCGCGGCGGGGAGTTGGGCGGGTCGGACGAGTTCGGCGGTGGTCTCATCGGCTTCCGACGCGCTCTCCGCCCCGGTGCCGCCGTCCGTCCCCGTGTCCTCCGCCCCCGTTGCCGTGTCCGTCCCCGCGTCCGCCCTCGTTGCCGTGTCCGTCGCCGTGGCCACGCGTCGGTGTGCGGCGCTCAGTTCGGGTCCGGGGTCGACGCCGAGTTCGTCGGCCAGCCGGGCGGCCGTCGAGCGGTACACGTCGAGGGCCTCGGCCCGGCGGCCGGTCGAGGCGAGGGCCAGGACCAGGCGGGCCTGAAGTCCCTCGTCGAGGGGATGCCGGGACGCGCTGTCCGCCAGGGCGGGCAGTATCCGGTCCGCCGTACCGCAGTCGAGCGCGGTGTCGGCCGCTTCCCGTACGGCGGCGGCGTGCTCCAGGTCGAGCCCGCTGAACACCGGATGCGCGGGCGCCCCGGCGGGGCAGCCGGCGGCCGGGCCCTGCCACAGGGCGAGCGCCTCGGCGAACGCCGCGACGGCCCGCACGGGCTGCTCCGCGCGGCGCGCGTCCCGCGCCCTCGCGGCCAGTTCGCGAAACCGCAGCAGATCCACCGAGCCGGCGGGCACCGCGAGCCGGTAGCCGCCCGCGCCGCGTATCAGCAGACCGCCCTCCGCGCGTGCGGGCAGCCCGGGCTCCAACAGCCTGCGCAGCTCACCTATATGACGGTGAATCATGTTCACGGCGCGGGCCGGGGGCTGATCCGCCCACAGGCCCTCGACGAGGTCCGACACCGCGACCGGGGCACCGCCTCGCGCCAGCAGCAGCGCCAGCAGCGTACGGCGCAGCGGCGGCCCCGGATCCACCTCGGTCCCGTCCCGCCAGACCCGTACCGCCCCGAGAACCACGAACCGTAGCTCCACCGGCTCCATCGCACCCGCCTCGCATCCGCCCGCGTCCGTCCCGGGGCCGGAGCTGATGCTAGGTGCTCTTCGCCAACTGCCGTTCAGCGCAGGACATTTCAGGCGTGGCGTGGCGTGGCGTGGCATGCGGTTCTTTCCGGCGACGGCTGGGCCGGACCGGCGTCCTACTCCGCGGCGGCGACCACCTCGGCCACGGTGCCCAGCGCGTCGTAGCGGTCGAACTGGGCCCGCAGACCGGCCGCGTGCTCGCGGTGTCCGGGTTCCGCCAGCACGGTGCGCACGGCGGTGAGGATCTCCTCGGGCGACGGCGTCCCGGTGCGCAGGTCGACGCCGGCACCGCTCCACTCGACCCGGGTCGCGACCTCCGGCTTGTCCTCTCCGGCGCCGCCCACGACGAGCGGCACCCCGTGCCGCAGGGCCGTGTGCACACCGCCGTAGCCGCCGTTGGTGACCAGCACGGACGCGTACGGCAGGAGCGCGTCGAAGGGGACGTAGCCGCCGACGCGCACGTTCGCCGGTACGGCCCCGAGCTGGGCGGGGCCGTCCGCGCGCCCGGTCACCGCCACGACCAGGACGTCCTCGTCGGCCAGCGCGTCGACGGCGGGCCGCACGAGCTGGGTGAGGTCGTCGTTGGCGAACGAGCCCTGGGTGACCACGACGACCGGCCGGGTCTCGCGCGCCGGCTCCGACCACCAGTCCGGCAGCGGATGCGGCTTCGGCGGCGCGGCGGGCAGCGGGCCGGCGAACCGGAAGGAGGCCGGCAGGTCGTCGCGCGGGTACTCGAAGCCGGGGACGGTGAGCTGGAGGTAGTGGTCCGGCACGGTGACCATGCAGTCGAGGAAGAAGTCGGGAAGCTCGGTGCCGCACTCCCCGAAGATGTCCTCCAGATGCCGCTGGGTGTCCGCGAAAAGCTGCCTGACCTGCATGTTCATCGACCGGTGCTGGACCTTGGCGTACTCCCCGGTCACCGGCGGCATCGCCAGGCCGAGCGGCGGGGCGTCGTCGCTGAGCAGGGTCGGCAGGGTGATCCCCAGGCCGATCGTGACCGGACGGTGCCCGGGGGCGGCGGACAGGGTGAGGGCGGTCGCCCCGAAGAACAGCGGATCGCTGATGACCACGGACGCGGGAAAATGGGCCAGCAGTTCGCGCAGCGCGCGGTGCTGGGCGGCGGTCGGGTCGCCGAAGACGTACTTCATGTCGTACTCGAGCTGCGCCGGCCCCGCCGGTATCGCGGCGCGCTCGGGAAAGTAGACGTCCAGCTTCCGGTCGTCGAAGTCCGCGGCCGGCGGCAGCGACACATGACGGGCGCCCGCGGCCCGTACGTCGTCGGCGAACCGGCCCCCGGTCAGCACGGTGACCTCGTGCCCGCGCCGCACCAGATCGGCGGCGACGGTGAGGACGGGCTGCACATGGCCGTGGAACGGCGTTGCGGCGGCGATGACTTGGGCCACGACGGACTCCCTGCGATCGGAACGGTGGTCGGAACGGTGGTCGGAACGGGGGGTGGTGCCACGGATCGTAGGAACCCGGTGTTCGGAAGAAGTGCGGCCCGCGCGCGGCGTGTGCGGGGCGCCGGGTCACGGTGCGCACACATCGACCACAAATTTTCATGCCCCTGCTGCGCAAGCCGCATGGTCAACCGTGTCGTGGGACCCCCTGGCCGGGGCCGGTCCCGGGGCCGGTCCCGGGGCCGGCGCGGTTGCGATGGTCGTTCCGGGGCTCAAGCATGGGCTCAGTGGAGCGGCGACAGGGCCGGTCTGCGGGGCGCGCCCAGGAAGGCAGGAGAGCCATGACGCTTCTCACGGCCGGTTCCGCGGGCCGTCGCCGGACAAGGCGCACCCGACCGGCCTGCACTCGACCGGCCTGCACTCGACCGGCCTGCACCCGACCGGCCTGCACCCGACCGGCCGGCACTCGGCAGGCATGTGCCCCACCGGCCTGCACCCGACCTGCCTGCGTGCGGTCGTCATGACCGGCGACGACCGGCCGCTGCGCTGCCTGGTCACCGGGGCCACCGGTTACCTGGGCGGCAGGCTGGTGCCGGAGTTGCTGGCCGCCGGGCATTCCGTGCGCTGCCTGGCCCGCTCGCCCGGCAAGCTGCGGGACCATCCGTGGGCCGGGCGGGCGGAGGTCGTGCGCGGAGACGTGACGGACGAGGCGTCCGTGCGCGCGGCCATGGAGGGCATGGACGTCGCGTACTACCTGGTGCACGCGCTGGGCACCGGCCGGGGTTTCGAGGACACCGACCGGCGCGCGGCCGGGATCTTCGGTGAGCGGGCGCGCGCCGCCGGTGTCCGGCGGATCGTCTACCTCGGCGGACTGACCCCCGCCGGAGTGCCCGAGCACGCGCTCTCACCCCATCTGCGGTCCCGCGCCGAGGTGGGCCGCATTCTCCTGGCCTCGGGCGTGCCGACCGCCGTACTGCGGGCGGCCGTGATCATCGGGTCGGGTTCGGCCTCGTTCGAGATGCTGCGCCATCTGACCGAGCGGCTCCCCGTGATGGTGACCCCGAGCTGGGTGCGCACCCGCTGCCAGCCGATCGCCGTCCGCGACGTGCTCCGCCTCCTCGTGGGGTGCGCGAGGCTGCCCTACGACGTGAACCGGACCTTCGACATCGGCGGACCGGACATCGTCACGTACGAGGACATGATGCGGCGGTACGCCGACATCGCCGGCCTGCCGAAACGCGTCATCGTCTCCGTTCCGCTGCTCACGCCCCGGTTGTCCAGCCTCTGGGTCGGTCTGGTCACCCCCGTGCCGGGCGCTCTCGCGCGACCGCTGGTCGAGTCGCTGAAGCACGAGGTGGTCTGCGCCGAGCGGGACATCGTCCGGCACGTGCCGGACCCGCCCGAGGGACCGGTCACCCTCGACCGGGCGATCCGGCTGGCCCTGCGGCGGGTGCGGGACACGGACGTGGCCACCAGATGGTCGTCGGCCTCGACGCCCCACGCCCCCAGCGATCCGCTGCCGACCGACCCCGACTGGGCGGGCGGGAGCCTCTACACGGATCACCGCGAGCGAGCGGTCGCGGCGTCGCCGCAGGCGCTGTGGCGGGTGGTGGAGTCGATCGGCGGCGAGAACGGCTGGTACTCCTCGCCGCTCGCCTGGTCCCTGCGGGGATGGCTGGACACCCTGGTGGGCGGTGTGGGCCTGCGCAGGGGCCGCCGGGACGCGAACCGGCTGCGGGTCGGCGACAGCCTGGACTTCTGGCGGGTGGAGGAGATCGAGCCGGGCCGGCTGCTGCGGCTGCGCGCGGAGATGCGGCTGCCTGGCCTGGCCTGGCTGGAGATGACCGTCGGCCAGGACCCCCAGGGACATACGGTGTACCGGCAGCGGGCCCTGTTCCACCCCCACGGCCTCGCCGGACACGCCTACTGGCGGATCGTGGCCCCCTTCCACGCCGCGGTGTTCGGCGGCATGGCCCGCAACATCGCCGCAGCGGCCGAATCGGCGACCCCGGAACCGGCCGACCCGGCCGACCCGGCTGAACCGGCCGCCCGCGGCCACTGAGAGGGATCACGAAACCGTGCGCGTCTCCGTCGCCCTGTTCACCGCGGACCTGCGGGTGCACGACAACCCGGTCCTCCAGGCCGCGCTGCGGGACGCGGAACGCGTGGTCCCGCTCTTCGTCGTCGACACCGGCATCCGCCGCACCGGCTTCGCCGTGCCCAACCGCGCGGCGTTCCTCGCCGACAGCCTGGCCGACCTGGACGGCGCCCTGCGGGCTCGGGGCGGCCGACTGGTGGTGCGCGTCGGCGACGTCGTCGAGGAGACCTGCCGGGTCGCGGCGGAGACCGGGGCCGATACGGTGCACATCGCGGGCGGGGTGAGCCGCTACGCGACACGGCGCGAGGACCGGCTGCGCGCCGCCCTCTCGGGCGACCGGCGCGAACTGCGCGTCCACGACGCCTCGTTGACGGCCGTGCCGCCGGGAGCGCTGACCCCCGCGGGCAAGGACAAGGACCACTTCGCGGTCTTCACCCCGTACTTCCGCCGCTGGGAGAGCTTCGCCGTACGCGACGTCCTGCCGGCCCCCGACGCCGTACGGGTACCGGACGTGCACTCGGCCGACCTCCCCCGCACAGCCTCCCTGACGTCGGCCTCCACCTCGGTGGGCTCCACGTCGTCGGGTTCTACGTCACCGGGCCTGCCCGCCGGCGGCGAATCCGAGGCCCGCCGCAGGCTGCGCTCCTGGCTCTCCGGCCCGCTGTCGGCGTACGACGGCCGGCACGACGACCTGGCCGCCGACGAGACCTCCCGGCTCTCCCCCTACCTGCACTTCGGCTGCCTCTCACCCACCGAACTGCTGCATCACGCCCGCGCACAGGACAACCCCGGGGCGCATGCCTTCGTCCGCCAACTCGCCTGGCGGGACTTCCACCACCAGGTCCTGGCGGCGCGCCCCGACGCGGCCGACCACGACTACCGCCCCCGCCACGACCGCTGGCGCCGCGCCCCGAAGGAGACCGAAGCCTGGCGGGACGGCCGCACGGGCTACCCCGTCGTCGACGCGGGCCTGCGGCAGCTCCGCCACGAGGGCTGGATGCCGGGCCGGGCCCGCCTGCTCGCGGCGAGCTTTCTCACCAAGACGCTGTACGTGGACTGGCGGGTGGGAGCCCGCCACTTCCTGGACCTCCTGGTCGACGGCGACATCGCGAACAACCAGCTCAACTGGCAGTGGGCCGCCGGGACCGGCACGGACAC
The Streptomyces sp. NBC_01485 genome window above contains:
- a CDS encoding glycosyltransferase, which encodes MAQVIAAATPFHGHVQPVLTVAADLVRRGHEVTVLTGGRFADDVRAAGARHVSLPPAADFDDRKLDVYFPERAAIPAGPAQLEYDMKYVFGDPTAAQHRALRELLAHFPASVVISDPLFFGATALTLSAAPGHRPVTIGLGITLPTLLSDDAPPLGLAMPPVTGEYAKVQHRSMNMQVRQLFADTQRHLEDIFGECGTELPDFFLDCMVTVPDHYLQLTVPGFEYPRDDLPASFRFAGPLPAAPPKPHPLPDWWSEPARETRPVVVVTQGSFANDDLTQLVRPAVDALADEDVLVVAVTGRADGPAQLGAVPANVRVGGYVPFDALLPYASVLVTNGGYGGVHTALRHGVPLVVGGAGEDKPEVATRVEWSGAGVDLRTGTPSPEEILTAVRTVLAEPGHREHAAGLRAQFDRYDALGTVAEVVAAAE
- a CDS encoding cryptochrome/photolyase family protein, translated to MRVSVALFTADLRVHDNPVLQAALRDAERVVPLFVVDTGIRRTGFAVPNRAAFLADSLADLDGALRARGGRLVVRVGDVVEETCRVAAETGADTVHIAGGVSRYATRREDRLRAALSGDRRELRVHDASLTAVPPGALTPAGKDKDHFAVFTPYFRRWESFAVRDVLPAPDAVRVPDVHSADLPRTASLTSASTSVGSTSSGSTSPGLPAGGESEARRRLRSWLSGPLSAYDGRHDDLAADETSRLSPYLHFGCLSPTELLHHARAQDNPGAHAFVRQLAWRDFHHQVLAARPDAADHDYRPRHDRWRRAPKETEAWRDGRTGYPVVDAGLRQLRHEGWMPGRARLLAASFLTKTLYVDWRVGARHFLDLLVDGDIANNQLNWQWAAGTGTDTRPNRVLNPLVQARRFDPHGAYVRRWLPELRHLDATTLHRVPHLDEAARAGLDYPAPIVNLAEAADRFRRGREAD
- a CDS encoding SDR family oxidoreductase; this encodes MTGDDRPLRCLVTGATGYLGGRLVPELLAAGHSVRCLARSPGKLRDHPWAGRAEVVRGDVTDEASVRAAMEGMDVAYYLVHALGTGRGFEDTDRRAAGIFGERARAAGVRRIVYLGGLTPAGVPEHALSPHLRSRAEVGRILLASGVPTAVLRAAVIIGSGSASFEMLRHLTERLPVMVTPSWVRTRCQPIAVRDVLRLLVGCARLPYDVNRTFDIGGPDIVTYEDMMRRYADIAGLPKRVIVSVPLLTPRLSSLWVGLVTPVPGALARPLVESLKHEVVCAERDIVRHVPDPPEGPVTLDRAIRLALRRVRDTDVATRWSSASTPHAPSDPLPTDPDWAGGSLYTDHRERAVAASPQALWRVVESIGGENGWYSSPLAWSLRGWLDTLVGGVGLRRGRRDANRLRVGDSLDFWRVEEIEPGRLLRLRAEMRLPGLAWLEMTVGQDPQGHTVYRQRALFHPHGLAGHAYWRIVAPFHAAVFGGMARNIAAAAESATPEPADPADPAEPAARGH